The Nitrospira sp. genome includes the window GCATCAGCAGATCGTTCACTGTCACTTGGACTAACGTGTAGGCCGGATCGCCATCTGTCAAATAGCTCCAGACAAATACCATGGCAGTACAGGGAGCCGCGGCCAAGATAATGCAGCCGGCAATATATTGATCAGCTTCCGCTGAAGACATCCATGACGCAAAGACGAACCGAAAGCACAGCCAAGCGAAGAAGGCCATGGAGAACGGCTTGACGAGCCAATTGACGATAAGTGTGACGAACAGTCCTTGCGGCCGGCGACCTACATTTCGCAGAGCCGTGAGGTCAACTTTCATCATCATCGGAATAATCATCAGCCATATAAGGACGGCGATGGGAAGGTTGATATGGCTTCCCTCCCCGAGCTCCCAGCTCCGAAATGTGCGCGCCAACGACGGGAATGCCTGCCCGATAAGGACTCCAGCAACGATGCACAACCCAACCCAGACGGTCAGGTAGCGCTCGAATACGTTCAGCCGTTTTTCAGAGGGAGCCGATGCTTTGATCGCTGAACCCATTACGAGTGCCCTCATGGCAACACGCCATACTAATCAAGAAATGTTGATGCTAAATCCACAACAATGGGCTACTCGCATTGCTTTGAAGACCCGGGATGCGTGATTGCCTTCTTGAGTTCGCCGATAAAGTCCTCAAGGTCTTCTAATCCCTCTCGACTCAACGAGTAATACATCCAACGCCCTTCGGGACGGTCCTGAATCAATCCGGCTTCTTTCAATACCCTGAGATGAAACGACAGTCTCGACTGCCCGGCCTGAAGAGCGGCCGTTAATTCGCAAACGCATTGCTCTCCCCGCTTCAGCCTATTGAGAACCTCAAGCCGCGTCTCATCGGATAGAGCATGAAAGAGGGCCGCGGCTTTGACTCGTCGCTTCGTCGACATTGGAGGCAATATACATCAACAAATATTGATTAATCAAACAAGCAAAGATTAGACACTTTTAACTACCGGTTAACATGGGATTAATCTGCGGATGTTAAGTTTCCTCCCGAGCATTGATCGCACTCTCGCACTCGTCGGTATCAAGAGGAGGATAGATTGATGAATTGTCAAAAGTGCAAAGGATTGATGATCGAGGAACAGCGACCGGAACTCGCACCTAAATCGGTCGTGCATCGATGCATCAATTGCGGATTGGTCTTGGATCCATTGATTCAGCAGAATCGCCTCAGCAGCCGACCGAGAAAAGACTCGTTCATGCGGGCTGCGTGAGACTCACGCTGTTGATCTGCTCCCATCCGGCGGTAGGGAGGACTTGCCCTGCTACCGGATCGGGCGGGTGTGGACGTCGCGCATGTGGTTAGACCGAAAACTCTGCCCAGAGAAACGTATGATCTGATGGGTCTTTCGCTCGCCGCGGCTCGACGTCCACGTCAACCCTCGTGCACTTCTTCACTAGCGGTGCCGTCGCCAGGATATGATCGATGCGCCAGCCTTTATTCGCCTCTAACGAACTCGGCGCCCGATAATCCCAAAATGTATATTGCTGCCGGTCTGGGTACAGCTTCACAAACACGTCCTGAAATCCCCACGCCAGTGTTCGCTCGTAGGCCTTCCGCGCATCCTCGTGATAACAGACATGTTTGAGGTGCTTCTCCGGACTGTGCACGTCCATGGGACGCGGCGCCACGTTCATGTCGCCGCACCAGATGGCCGGCTCGCCGGGAGACAGATGTTTCTCGAAATACTTTCTCAGCCGGTCATACCACCCCAGCTTGTATTGATACTTGGGCGAATCGATTTCAAAGCCCTGAGGCACGTACGTATTGACGATCGGAATTCCGTCGATCACGACTCTGAGCAGCCGGGCATCCTCCGATTCACCGCCATCGTCGAATCCATGGAACACCGCCTCCGGCTGCTTCCGGCTCAAGATGGCCACGCCGTTGTACGATTTCATCCCACGAAACGTGATCTGATAACCAGAGGGGGCCAGACCCAACAACGGGAACTCGCTGTCCTGCACTTTGGTTTCTTGGAGGCACAAGACATCAGGCTTCTGCTGGGCAAGCCAATCCAACACGATCGGAAGCCGTTTGCGGAGCGAGTTGACGTTGAACGTTGCGATTTTCATAGTAGGGGTCAATTGACCGGCGAGGATGCTAGCAGAAGCACGAAGAGGGAACAAGCTGGACAGATCGAAACTTGTTTATCAGAAGATGAAGGAGACTTGCTCTCCGGCAGGCCATACCGTGCCGTGTCGCATAAACACAACGGCCTCTGGCAATCTGCCAGAGGCCGTTCCAACTAGGCTCCAAGGAAGGAGTTATTTCCCCATCGCGCCGACAGCATCCTTCATCTCCTGCCCGGCGGCTTTGGCATCGCTGCCCATCTGCTGACCAGCCGCTTTCATATCTTGCGCTTGGGTTTGCACCGCATCGCCTTGTCCTTTGACTCCTTCCTTCTTCGCCTTCATCTTATCTTTCATAGCGGCCCGCTTGGCCTTGGCCTCTTCGCGATGGGCCTTCATCTTGCTCTTCATTTCCTCTTTTTTGGCCTTCATATCAGCTTTCACCTGATCCTTGTCGGCCTTCATCTTCTCGGGAGCCGCTTTCACATCGGCCTTTATCTGGTCCTTCATCGCTCCCATTTCACTCTTCATCGCATCGTCAGCCAGCGCCAATGAACCGGCACCGACCAGATACACTGCCGCGATTGCAGCCAATACTATCTTTTGCATAATGCTTCTCCTCTATATACGAATAGGTGGACAAACAGAAATTCCCTAGGCGAGGCTTCTCGCATCCTGCCCCGAAACGAGACCGGTGTCAAATACGTCCAGCATGAACGCTCCTCAGACCGCTTGATCATCGTCCCTCCGACGCCACACGCTTCAGGCCTGGTATCTTCAGTGCCCGCACGGCATCTGAAACCGCATCAACCGCCTGAGGACGAGTAAATCCTCTCCGCCAGGCCAATCCGATCCGCCGGCCGGGGACCGGCTTCGCCAAATCGATCGCAACCAGCCGCTTGTTCTCGTGTTTCGTTGTCAACGCGCTACACGGCAACACGGTAATTCCCAGCCCTGAGGCAACCATTTGGCGAATCGTCTCCAGAGAATTCCCTTGCCATCCCTCAGCATCGGATCGGCTCAGCTCGGGACAAGTATCCAGCACCTGCTGCCGGAAGCAATGCCCGGCATGCGGCAAGAGGACTTTCTCCGCCCCCAGTTGGCGCGAATCGATTGACTTCTTTTTCTGCCACGGATGGCCGACAGGGACGAGGGCTTTAAACGGTTCATCATACAAGGCCCGCGTGACGATCCCGGGCTCCTCCAACGGCAGCGCGATCATAATCACATCGAGCTTCCCGCTCTTCAGCATGGCCACCAGATGAAGCGTCAAATTTTCTTCGATTTCCAGCGGCATCAGTGGGGCACGCTTGTTCAGCAGAGGGACAAGATCCGGCAGGACGTAGGGCCCGACCGTTGCAATGGCCCCGAAACGGAGCGGGCCGACCAGCTGATCTTTCCCCTGAGCGGCAATCACTCGAATCTGATCGGCTTCTTCCAACACGCGCTGGGCTTGATGAACAATTCGCTCACCCAAGACAGTCAACGTGAGGTGATGCTTGCGCCGCTCAAAGATCATCGTCCCGAGCTCGTCCTCCAGCTTCTGGATCGCCAAGCTCAGAGCAGGTTGACTCACGCAGCATCGTTCGGAAGCGCGGCCAAAATGCCGATCCTGAGCCAGCGCGACAAGATAGCGAAGTTCTGTGAACGTCATAGCCTTTCCTCGATCGATAAGAATTATAAATCGATACCCTCAATACAATCAATTGGACTAATTTATAGCCATGACCTAGCATTCAAATAGTCGCTCGTTCACGAAAGGAGTCTCCTCATGAAGAAACACACATCGTATTTCTCTTTGTTCGTTGTTTCGTTCCTGGCACTCAGCGGGGTCGGAGGGTCGGGGGTGTCGCAGTTCGCCTACGCTGAAGCCGGACCCGGTTCTGGTACGGATTACAAACTCCCTCAGATCCAAGGCTTGGAGGATCCCAACACCTTTGTACCGGCGGACAACCCTCTGACCGCTAAGAAAGTCGAATTGGGCCGCCTACTGTTTTTCGACAAGCGCCTTTCGAAAAACGACACAATCGCCTGCGCCAGCTGCCACCTGCCAGGCAACGGCTTCACCGACGGCAAAGCCGTTTCGACCGGCATCAACGGATTGAAAGGCGGGCGTAGCGCACCCTCTTCCTTCAACCGGGTATTTAGCAAGGCACAATTCTGGGATGGCCGTGCCGAAACACTCGAGGAGCAATCCATTGGGCCGTTCGTCAGCCCGGTCGAGCATGGGTTCAACAACCATGACGAAATGATCGTAAAGATGAAGAAGAACCCGGGATACCGAAAACTCTTTCAAGAAGTATTCGGCCGCGAGATCGTGATCGAGGATGTGGGCAAGGCCATCGCGAGCTTTCAACGGACCATTCTCTCCGGCAACAGCGCCGTCGACCGATTCGATCTTGGCGGTGATGAGAAGGCCTTGTCGGAATCGGCGAAGCGCGGATTAGAGCTGTTCCGCGGCAAAGCCCGTTGCACTCGCTGCCATTCGGGCTTCAACTTCACGGACGAGAAATTCCATAATCTTGGCATCGGCTGGGACACCAACACCGTGGATCTCGGCCGCTATATGGTCACGAAGAATCCGGAAGACATCGGCGCCTTCAAGACACCGACGCTGCGGGAGATCGCGAGAACAGCCCCCTATATGCACGATGGGCGGTTCAAGACGCTGGAAGCCGTGGTGAAGTTTTATAACCAGGGGGGCATCAAGAACCCGCATCAGGACAACACGATCATTCCACTCGAACTGACCGAGCAGGAACAACAGGACGTCGTGGCGTTACTGAAATCGCTGAACGGCGAAGGCTGGCAGCAGGTCACGGCCCCGAAGACATTCCCGAAGTAACTCTTGGCGTACGGCAGTTCCGGAAGGGCCTCGCGATGTTTCATCGACGAGGCCCTTCTATTGTTTCAAGCTACGACTGATTCATCTCGACGAGGTATCGGCGAAGAATGGCTTGCTCCACTCGCGAGCGGCCCCGATCGGGAGCCGGGAACCGGAGCACCAACTGAATCTTCCCCGGCTCGGGAAGCTGAATGGTAATACGGGGTTCCGGCGAGGGAGCTTCCAAGAGATTGGCCTGTTCCAGCAGTTTCATCTGTCGCGCAGCTTCTTCCATAAACGGCCCACACTCGGCCTTTGCCGCACCCAACAACGCCTGCTCAGCTCGTTGCCATTCTCCCTCCGACCTCAAGGGCACGACGAGTGTATAGAGGCCATATTCCTGTCCCGGGTTTTCTTTGACGAGCGCATTCGTAAACAGAAGACTATTCGGAAACACCGTCACTCGTCCGGTATACAAATGTGCAGATTGGCCGGGGCCGATCTCCAACAATTTTGTGGCGAACAGATCGTGATCCAGCACCACCCCCCGGTGTCCGGCAATCTGAATGCGGTCGCCAACGCCGTACACCTTGCCGCCCACGCGTAACGCCGCTCCGCTCAAACAGAGAATCAACTCCTTCGTCGCCAAGACCAACGCAGCCGCCAACGCGACAATCGAGACGGCGAAGGCCTCGAGCTCATGCGCCCAGATAACGACGAAGCCGATCAGGATGACGAAGACCATCGAGTTTCTGGTCGTCACGACCCAGCGACGCTTGTCCTCCATCGACAAGGCCTGGTTGCGCGAGATCCCCCGTACGACCAACGTCCGGATCAGAATGACCGACACCAGCAGAATCAACGACTTGAGCCCATCCAAGACGACGGAACTATCAACAGTCATCCAGCCAAGCTGCATACCAATCATCCTCAGTCTTTTCTTCTGTACCGGTTAAGATTCAGGGCCATTCCTCCGATACAACTCGTGGGATTTTTTGGAAGGAGCCCCATGTCATCGTCGTCCACATCGTCGGAGTCGGCCCTTGCCGAATCCCTTCGTCCCCGTCTGCACAATACGTTGCAGCCACTCCTCAACCAGGCTAGCCCTTGCTTACCAGCCCTGGAGAAAACCTGCCAGAAAATTCTCAGTCTGGCCGGAGGGCTCACCGGAGCCGATCGCCTCGCTCAGATTATCAGTCGTGATCCGGCCCTGTCCTGCCGGGTCCTGCAAATCTCAAATAGCATTGCCTACAGTCCGCAACAAGTCATTACCTCGATCCCCCACGCCGTCAGTTGGCTCGGGTTGGATACGGTCCGTTCCATTGTCACCGCCTCCCAACTCGTAGAACAGCTCAATCAATGGCCGAATCAGCAACAGATCGTCAGCGGCGTCATCGCTCGGGCCCTCGTCGCAGCCGTGCATGCCAATGAATTGGGCATGGCGCTCGAATATCCATCGTTGAGCCAGCTCTTTAGCGCCACCTTGCTCTATTCCATCGGTGACCTCGCCATCGCCAGTCAAGCTCAGGATCTCTACGTCTCGTACCGCAAAATCCCCCTGACAGCCAAGACGCCCGCGGCGCGCATCATCGAAGAAACGCAACTCTATGGAGTCCCCCGCCTCCGGATTGCGCAAGCTC containing:
- a CDS encoding metalloregulator ArsR/SmtB family transcription factor, encoding MSTKRRVKAAALFHALSDETRLEVLNRLKRGEQCVCELTAALQAGQSRLSFHLRVLKEAGLIQDRPEGRWMYYSLSREGLEDLEDFIGELKKAITHPGSSKQCE
- the xth gene encoding exodeoxyribonuclease III; the encoded protein is MKIATFNVNSLRKRLPIVLDWLAQQKPDVLCLQETKVQDSEFPLLGLAPSGYQITFRGMKSYNGVAILSRKQPEAVFHGFDDGGESEDARLLRVVIDGIPIVNTYVPQGFEIDSPKYQYKLGWYDRLRKYFEKHLSPGEPAIWCGDMNVAPRPMDVHSPEKHLKHVCYHEDARKAYERTLAWGFQDVFVKLYPDRQQYTFWDYRAPSSLEANKGWRIDHILATAPLVKKCTRVDVDVEPRRAKDPSDHTFLWAEFSV
- a CDS encoding LysR substrate-binding domain-containing protein, translating into MTFTELRYLVALAQDRHFGRASERCCVSQPALSLAIQKLEDELGTMIFERRKHHLTLTVLGERIVHQAQRVLEEADQIRVIAAQGKDQLVGPLRFGAIATVGPYVLPDLVPLLNKRAPLMPLEIEENLTLHLVAMLKSGKLDVIMIALPLEEPGIVTRALYDEPFKALVPVGHPWQKKKSIDSRQLGAEKVLLPHAGHCFRQQVLDTCPELSRSDAEGWQGNSLETIRQMVASGLGITVLPCSALTTKHENKRLVAIDLAKPVPGRRIGLAWRRGFTRPQAVDAVSDAVRALKIPGLKRVASEGR
- a CDS encoding cytochrome c peroxidase → MKKHTSYFSLFVVSFLALSGVGGSGVSQFAYAEAGPGSGTDYKLPQIQGLEDPNTFVPADNPLTAKKVELGRLLFFDKRLSKNDTIACASCHLPGNGFTDGKAVSTGINGLKGGRSAPSSFNRVFSKAQFWDGRAETLEEQSIGPFVSPVEHGFNNHDEMIVKMKKNPGYRKLFQEVFGREIVIEDVGKAIASFQRTILSGNSAVDRFDLGGDEKALSESAKRGLELFRGKARCTRCHSGFNFTDEKFHNLGIGWDTNTVDLGRYMVTKNPEDIGAFKTPTLREIARTAPYMHDGRFKTLEAVVKFYNQGGIKNPHQDNTIIPLELTEQEQQDVVALLKSLNGEGWQQVTAPKTFPK
- a CDS encoding mechanosensitive ion channel; the protein is MQLGWMTVDSSVVLDGLKSLILLVSVILIRTLVVRGISRNQALSMEDKRRWVVTTRNSMVFVILIGFVVIWAHELEAFAVSIVALAAALVLATKELILCLSGAALRVGGKVYGVGDRIQIAGHRGVVLDHDLFATKLLEIGPGQSAHLYTGRVTVFPNSLLFTNALVKENPGQEYGLYTLVVPLRSEGEWQRAEQALLGAAKAECGPFMEEAARQMKLLEQANLLEAPSPEPRITIQLPEPGKIQLVLRFPAPDRGRSRVEQAILRRYLVEMNQS